The sequence below is a genomic window from Uranotaenia lowii strain MFRU-FL chromosome 2, ASM2978415v1, whole genome shotgun sequence.
ttttttcagcacgtatccgggccgaacaaatccgaataatttttaactaaaaacctggcaaaatttggGATTTGATTTCATGATTGTCGACCTTTAAACTTCAGGCAATATCAATGCAAATtaatagcaaaaaaaacttaatgttatcagcagattttaaatcgtatgttaggcttccacaaaacctttcgtgattatatttttagaaattactAAAAGAATATTCTATTTTTGGATgcatacataattttttttaacaaatcaaattgtttttcgTTCGGTTTGGCAAAAAGGGGAATAAATCtgagaatttttcaatgaaatccgggcaaccaagccggatcggacttttctcaaaatttgtattaaatatccgggcaaacccggataaaaccgggcaacctgCAAACTTAATCCTAATTCGATGTGACCtaggcaaatgtttttttttggcccgccagccaatctcattcctgaaatttggcccgcctgttgaaaatgttagcCACCCATGTCTTAAACCTTCTTCAAACggaaaaacggaaattttgttgcattgtaccatcgaaaagaaaaaagtaaaaataatcaattttatcaatgttgaatcattttaaaatttttaaagaatttgctATTGTCTTCTACCAACATAAACACACCCTCATAAAAAAGCTCGTGAAAATTCTGAACAGTGTTACTTTAATTTCATATGagtattttatataaatttttgtcacgattattgcaaattttcaaaggaatccTAACATGTCcaagctttaaaaagtgtaattcgaaattttcttgataaattatgaccagttatcgaaaaatgtttattttgaacgaACAACTTAAAAAATGGTTTGGACCCCgtgatggtattttttttaactctcgaatttttttttttttttttttttttttttttttttttttttttttttttttttattgatatcaaaaataaaattacataactaaaactaaaactacaTTAACTTTATTATCATCACTTGCCTTTCatttctgtaaatatttttaattttttttcttttcactcgctcatcatttttaaattattttctcaaCTATATTCCAGTTACTGAATACAGCGAGAATAAAAACGAATATTCACTTACAAATATTTATCTATTTACTTTTTGAGCGGCACAATCCACTTCTTTTTACGATGCTCTGGCTTTTTTCCTGTTTCAATtctattttcaattgtttacaTTTACTCCTCGTTCTTTTCTGTTCAAATTCCAGGAAAAATACCTTGTCTGGCACAAAGATTGGTGTTCCAGCTTCCGATCCATTTGATGACTGGCTTTCATTGTCTTCATTCTTTTTGAGTTTTCTTCCACGCTTTGGAACTCGTTTCCATTGCTCCGACGATGAAAGCTCTTGAACCATCCGTTGCGCTACAGTACTTGTTTGCGAATTTTCCGTTATGTGCTCATCGACACTCTGCGCTGGTTGCGTTGATTCTTCTGGTTTTGCTTTTCTGATGGGCGTTATTGTTTGCAATGAGCTTTTGGTCTTATTGAGTACTATCGAAGAGCTTTCTGTTGGCTGAACACTTTCTGGGTTGGACAAAAGCGTTTCCGCAACTTGAGTTCCAGCTGCTATACTGCTGTACAAACGACCTTGAACCGAGACACGTTTCATTTCACCATTCCGTCGCGGGCAGTTAACCTTAAAATGTTCGTTACTTTGGCACAAAAAACACTTGTTCACCATTCCGTCGTGATAAAGTCTGGCCTGGAAGTCTCCAAATCGAAGCTTTGAGGGAATCTCCTTGCTGATCTCCATGTATACCCCTCTCACTGTAGAGAACACGGGGTAACCTGTGCTTCTATGATATTTCTCTCGTACCTGACTTCTTATTGTTCCGAAAGGTGCTAATGCGTTACATATTTCACTATCTTCCAATTCAGGAGGAAGATTAAAAATTCTTACGTACCTAAGGTTAACTCCAGCTTCCGTCATTGCAACTTCAGTAGTGGTTCCATTTACATATGAAAAAGTATGCACTGGTCGCAGATTACACACGTAAGAATTCAGCAACAGCTCATTATTAAATTTGACAAGGATTGATCGTGATTCTCTTTCTTTGTGTACCGAATACAAATCTTCCGGCTTGAAGCATCTGTCCTCACAGAACTGGAACATTTCTGCTTCAGTTGGTTCTGCTGCATCCTTTCCGAATGAAAATCGAAGAGTGTGAATCCTGATTTTAGGTTCCGACATTATTTCACGTGGCCTTTATAAcctcaaaaaatcaaaagcttCAGATACTTGTATCACATCACTACTTGGTATGGAAAAAGCTAAGAGAACTCAGTTGTACAACCGATTACTTTGACGTCTTGTAGTAAACTGCGaattaaatcactgaaaaattagaatattatcatcttttcaaaatttcccaattataaaaaaaaagatctttgaTTCGTTTGTTTCTACatgattgatagtttttttttaatgaatcatgATTTGCgatatctgaaaaaaatttaagagaatttttagatttttcatctcTTTCTTCGAGGCAGGTTTAAACTCAGGGTTtcggtgaattttttttgtttttttttttattttgaagggtAATTGAAGAGAAATCACAGTAgttaataagtttaaaaacttatgaTATTCTTATGATACTtatgatatgattttttgaactGTTCAATTCTgtctttgaaattcaaattattattctGAATTTAGAATTGTAGATTGATTCCTTGATCTTggaaccaaaactgaatttcggttccctttgctaaattttcccggttttgagtctaaattcccggttttttcccggttttcccggttcgattttcaattcccggttttttcccggttttcccggttttcccggttttcccggttctgtggccaccctgaatatgataaattcaactacaattcTATGATTAATTTTAAGCATTCAATTATAGAtataatagattttactttACTTTTCTGATTGGCCTCTAACATTTAACTATAActatgataaattcaattgtagtggtataattgattcaactgtaaatatggtAGATTCTACtaaaaaatgtatgattgatcTTAAGCACTGGACTATCAGTATAGTAAATTCAACGATATATTTATGATCGATTGTGCGATACTTGAATAAATACATACACATCCAAACACTACACGTACATAAGTGTAGTTAGTGTGTCTTCAGCAGACAACTGATGTTTACCAATGGCAAAAACAGACGCTATTTTGCAAAGATATAATTGAATAGCATACATTTGCCTGTTTGAATAAACTTGCGACCAAATTTTTCCTTCCTTTAGGTCAGTTCAAGCCACATGCGACAGCAActcaattccaaaaaaaatccgctGGAGGAATCCTTGGACGTCCCAGTTggatcccagcaaacatttaagaaggtatatcacaggaacaacagaagtattcaaacaaatataccagatgaaaagattgtattaaacttaccgaAATAGTATATAgttacaaaagtggaggcgatatatctccAATGACAaaattccaacgattcgatttcccaacaaaaagataaaaaacgattttaagtaatttgagtaaaacgaaaaaaactccTCGACCCAGATTTGAattccagtcctccgagttcgctgTCCTGTAttttaccacgatgccaacttaTCAGACGATATGATACACgatatagctctataggtgagattttgtctttacgaaccggtcaaaggaagaaagggagAGACTAGATAGAGTGTCAATTAAAAgcccgcccatttatcgtaaaacAAATCACTTTTAAACAGCTCGAATCgttaatgtcgaattagcatactCCAAACTTTTTGGAGatatatttacgaattgactaaactgctatccgattcaacttttttgggcaaagcttgacGTAGATGAATCCAGAAATGGCTGGACAGAGCCAAAACCATTGATGTGCTGACTGTTAACAAAATCAAATCATTCTTTGTtaccataaatttttttgtgcttttatataataaaaaataaacaaaatatatataAGACCGAAaggatgataaaaataaatccaggaacaatctgaaaaaaaaaactgtaaatataTAGTTGAACACAGAAAACAAATCATAGAAGCATAATCgattcaatcatatttatagttaaatcaacCATAGCACTAGAGTTGAATCTACAATATATAGTTGAATACCCAACAACAACCAGTATGTTATAGTTaaaatagttattatagttatgattgaatcaatcatacaattgtagttgtacctatcatatttatagttgcaCTTATAAAACCAATCATACAAATACAGTTGAATATTGAATTAATACAGTTGATCGAGAATCAATCATCAATATGATTTAATATAGGCGGAATATTATTGATGGAACTATACTTTGTTCTCCGTGTAatcttcaatattttcaatcccTACTGCATGTGTTATGAAAGAagtgaaggattttttttctgaaaggaTAATGCCATTCGGCGCAAAATTTCTTTGCCAATTATGTGCAAATATCTTCATGCACTGTTTGGAGTAGGTCCTAATCTGTGGATGTTAACCACTATTTTTCCAGTTTTGAGTTGTTGATGGCTGACTTTCTTGCTGTTAAACGAAATTAAGGCTGACATTCGATTTGTCGGATCGATTAAGGCTCATCCCACACAGCATTTTGACGTAGTTTTCTAACACAGTTTTATTTGTAGTTCACACCGTATTAAGCTTTCCTGGACTCCTTTCCTGGACAAAAACTCATCAGTACAAGAATATACCACCGCCAAAGTTTTGGCTCATATCAACATCCGAATCAATTGCAAATCATGCTACCGATCCAAGAAATGCATTTTGTTGTGAAGTTGATGCAATCTAAAaccaatgaataaaaaaattcaaggtaaagaaaatatattttgacggggccttatttcaaaatattgagtttaaaatctgaatatcaaattaaaaaacccGGAACCAAGATTATCCCTCCGGAGGTATAATTGTCCCTCTGAATAAAGATTTATAATCAATGTCTTCTCAGaactcaattttaaaatactgcATCATTCCAACGAAGAAGCTGCTTCTGCAGTTCAAACCGATGTCACAAACCCACACAGAAACTATTCAAGTTCACTTACCACACCACTTTGTGACTAAAATTGTTAGCAGAGGAGATGGTGCTTGCTGGCAATGATGATAATTTTGTCCTAGTCAAAGTTTGGGGTTTGAAGCCGCTTACCTGAAAtaagacaagaaaaaaaagaaacaacttGTTAGTTAGTTCGATAATTGGTGTTTTATAAATAGATAGAATCGATCGAtcataaaaaacaacaacttcgGGTAACAAACTCCTTGAGATTTACTCAACACGATCAACCTATTCaatcgaatgttgtcaaaatttatGTGCTATTAAATTTGGTCGTTTGAGCGCGAACTTGTATCGGAATTATGATAATCTAAAcatgagaagaagaaaaaggatCTTAGAGCACAAAGAAGTttctgtaatgaaaaaaaaaacaaatatacctaGAAGGAACCTTCATAATtgttaagaaagaaaaaaaaggaatcaaagACGAGACCCAACTGAAGGTGCTAATGGACAACGAAAAACCCCCTCCCCTCGAAGATTGAAGGAGAAAGGTGCGTTCAATATTTAGTCGAAGGGAAGTAAGCCGCGAGGGAAAGGTTTCCGGGGTAAGACTTTTCGATCTACTACTGAATAATTTATTTGCATTTAGACGACGCCGATTTCTTCGGAACTGACTGCTGCTTCGCTATTCTGAGCCGTCTGGGTCTGGGACTGAGGCAGAAACCAATGTCACTGTAATACAGGTATAGCAGTAGGtaggttttttatttattattttttgactcGAACTGAACAGAGTGGTTTACTGGAACAAAAAAGGTCAACTACACACTTCAACGCTACACCCGGACGACATAGACTTGGATTAGAACTAAAGTGTTATTTACGTTTAAATGgaatcatcttttttttaatcagataaaaaaaaattaaattcacttCATTTTGTGTTATCGGCCAATCCAAAAATACCTACAAGAATGGAACAGGAAAACAGGGAGGGAAGGcgtttgattaaaattattgtGCTAGTCAACGAACTTGGGCAGTGGGTTTTTTTGGAATTGCGTCGACGTCGTCGGTCGGTAATTCCAGGAAACCACACCATATTGACTTCCAGTACCAACTACAAAGGTCAGGGTCAGGATACTGCTGAAGTGCTGGCTGATACGAACGGGCAAAACAACAACGACGATATGGcaataaccaaaacaaaacaacaaccaaCCGTAGGCTGATGATGCCTCACGTGATCCAGTTGGAAAACTTTCATAAGAGAtttaatggtatttttttttttattctcctcaaaattttaagaatcttCAACAGTTTCAAGTTGTTCTCTATTTACAATATAAATAagctttatattgaaaaaaaaaaatccgacttcTGAGCTTACATAAAAAGTAATCATTAAGGAAGGCACCTCGGATAATTTCATtcagtatttttgaaaaatttatggtgATCGTTTCAAAATCTGCGAAATTGCAGAAGAAAAATAACAGATAACTGATTGTTTCAAAGTTGTGATGTGGATGAGTAACTGCAATCTTATAACCAAAGGACctactaagaactaagaacttttCTAAACTATTCCTGAAGCACCATAAAGAACCATAGATATcttatgaattcaaatttctaaCATATACTCTCGATTGAGTACTTGGATATTTTATTGATTCATTCTCAACAAACACGTATTTTTCACTAAATATGGGAGAAACTCTAAAAAGTTACTAAGACACCATACACCATCTATTAAAGATCTATCTTAAGGTTGCCGGTATTTACAGCACGTATTCGGGCCGGACAAATTCGggaaattttacattaaaaaacctggcaaaatccgggtatttaatttcaaaattgacgaccgaaaatccgggcaaatttggtcaaacgctagaaattactcaacaaaattcaagaaagacaattaaaaaaaaattgttcatcaaATCTCATTAAAccatattttaggcttccaaaaaacatttcgtgattatttttgcaaaactcaatatatttgctaaaaaatttcgttttggaagcaaaaataacaaaaatatttacaacaccattttttttttgtttgaattgacaaataatgtgaaaaaaatccgggtaaaatccgggctttttaaataaaattcagggAACCGAGCCGAGTCGAACTGTTGCCAAATGTTACATACACGATCTTTTAAAGATCTATCTTAAGGTTGCcggaatttttttcagcacgtattcgggccggacaaatccaagcaattttataattttttaatttcaaaattgatgaccaaaaatccgagcaatatccgggcaaattcggtcaaaacccagaaattactcaacaaaattcaagaaagaaaatttaaaaaaaaattgttcatcaaatcttatcgacagattttaaatcgtaatttgggcttccaaaaaacttttgatgattatttttgcaaaactcagtatttttgctcaaaaaaaaccgttttgaagtcaacaataaaacaaatttacaacacaacatgtttttttttgttttatgtgccaaaaaatgtgaaaaaatcctGCAAAATCCGGTCTTTTTTCAATGAAGTCAGATCTATTAAACGATCTATTCAAGATCGATCTTAagattgtcagaattttttcagcacgtattcggGTCGGCTAAATCCgagcaattttattttaaaaatctgaccaaatttgagcatttgatttcaaaattgacgaccaaaaatccgggcaatatccgggcaaattttgtcaaaacctacaaattactcaacaaaaatcaagaaagaaaattgaaaaaaccgaccgattaaataatattttagtcTACCAAAAGACCTTTGATGATTGTTTTTGCAAAACTCAttagtttttgatcaaaaaattcgttttggaggcaaatttctagattttttttagcaagtatTCGAATCGGACAAATCCGGgccatttttatattaaaaatctgacaaaatccgggtatttgattttaaaattgacgaccaaaaatccgggcaaattttgtcaaaactcaaaaattactcaacaaaattcgagaaagaaaattgaaagaaagaattgtTCATCAAATCTCattcacagattttaaatcgtattttaggcttccatgattatttttgcaaaactcattttttttttgctcgaaaaatttcgcAGGTTTTGGAAACACatgaaaaaatcacattttccaAGCTAAGTTTTaatataatatttggaatttaatAATAATCCCGCAATCCAAATCCAAAAAACATTACTGAGATTactgataattgaaaaaataatgattcgatattaaatttaataagaAAACATATCGAGCGtaaatagaaaataattttaaaaaattgacacacTGCCAAAATTTACTTATGAGCAGGATGACCAGGCCAGTGAGTTTCCATTTTCGGATTGCTggttttttccggtttttccGATTGATATTTAATGATTTTCCCTGTTTTAGAATACTGAAATAAGCAAGTTTGGACAAATTATataaacaattatttaaaagtTGATATGAAAGTTTGCCAAAACTCCATTTTTTACTAacgaaaattctttatttttatggtttggatttaatgaaatttgattaaaattagtttatttttcctGCTATCGTTCTGAATATGACTATTGagctttaaattttacaatattgcCCTCTGAATTCTAAAATGGGAATCATCATGAACGAAGAATTTAGGGTTgcataaattttctgtaaatcaAAACCTTATTATAAATTTGGATTCATAATTCTAGTTTTGCTGATAGATTCCGCAGAg
It includes:
- the LOC129750180 gene encoding uncharacterized protein LOC129750180 isoform X1 encodes the protein MSEPKIRIHTLRFSFGKDAAEPTEAEMFQFCEDRCFKPEDLYSVHKERESRSILVKFNNELLLNSYVCNLRPVHTFSYVNGTTTEVAMTEAGVNLRYVRIFNLPPELEDSEICNALAPFGTIRSQVREKYHRSTGYPVFSTVRGVYMEISKEIPSKLRFGDFQARLYHDGMVNKCFLCQSNEHFKVNCPRRNGEMKRVSVQGRLYSSIAAGTQVAETLLSNPESVQPTESSSIVLNKTKSSLQTITPIRKAKPEESTQPAQSVDEHITENSQTSTVAQRMVQELSSSEQWKRVPKRGRKLKKNEDNESQSSNGSEAGTPIFVPDKVFFLEFEQKRTRSKCKQLKIELKQEKSQSIVKRSGLCRSKSK